From a single Bacillus gobiensis genomic region:
- a CDS encoding M42 family metallopeptidase has translation MAKLDETLKMLKELTDAKGIPGNESEPRKVMRSYIEPFSDEVTTDRLGSLIAKKTGKEGGPKIMIAGHLDEVGFMVTQIDDKGFIRFQTTGGWWSQVMLAQRVTIVGKKGDITGVIGSKPPHILPPEARKKPVDIKDMFIDIGATSREEAMEWGVLPGDQIVPYFEFTVMNNEKFLLAKAWDNRIGCAIAIDVLKGLKGVDHPNVVYGVGTVQEEVGLRGAKTAANTIQPDIGFAVDVGIAGDTPGISEKEAQSKMGKGPQIILYDASMISHKGLRELVVGAADETGIPYQYESIAGGGTDSGSIHLTANGVPALSITIATRYIHTHAAMLHRDDYENAVKLLVEVIKRLDSETVHKLTYED, from the coding sequence ATGGCTAAACTGGATGAAACATTGAAAATGCTTAAGGAGTTAACTGACGCAAAAGGGATTCCTGGAAATGAAAGCGAACCGAGAAAGGTCATGAGGTCATATATCGAACCTTTTTCTGATGAAGTGACGACGGACCGGCTGGGAAGCCTAATTGCGAAAAAGACCGGAAAAGAAGGCGGCCCAAAAATTATGATCGCCGGTCACTTGGACGAAGTAGGTTTTATGGTGACGCAAATTGATGACAAGGGCTTCATTCGCTTTCAAACGACTGGCGGATGGTGGTCACAGGTGATGCTTGCCCAGCGTGTAACAATTGTAGGGAAAAAAGGAGACATCACAGGTGTCATCGGCTCGAAGCCTCCGCACATTTTGCCTCCTGAAGCACGAAAAAAGCCTGTGGACATCAAGGATATGTTTATAGATATCGGTGCAACAAGCAGGGAAGAAGCGATGGAGTGGGGTGTACTGCCCGGTGATCAAATCGTTCCGTATTTTGAATTCACTGTAATGAACAATGAAAAATTTCTTCTAGCCAAAGCTTGGGATAACCGGATCGGCTGTGCGATCGCCATTGATGTTTTGAAAGGCCTGAAGGGTGTGGATCATCCGAACGTTGTCTACGGGGTAGGAACAGTTCAGGAAGAGGTCGGGCTCCGCGGGGCAAAAACTGCGGCAAATACGATTCAGCCTGACATCGGGTTTGCTGTTGATGTAGGGATAGCTGGGGATACTCCGGGGATATCAGAGAAAGAAGCACAAAGCAAAATGGGGAAAGGGCCGCAAATTATCCTTTACGATGCCTCAATGATTTCTCATAAAGGTCTTAGGGAGCTTGTAGTCGGAGCAGCTGATGAAACCGGAATCCCGTATCAGTATGAATCAATTGCCGGAGGAGGCACAGACTCAGGTTCGATTCATTTGACAGCAAACGGAGTTCCTGCACTCTCTATCACAATTGCTACCCGTTACATTCATACACATGCGGCTATGCTTCATCGCGATGATTATGAAAATGCGGTCAAACTGCTTGTTGAAGTGATCAAACGGCTTGATAGCGAAACTGTTCACAAGCTTACCTATGAAGACTGA
- the rplT gene encoding 50S ribosomal protein L20, whose protein sequence is MPRVKGGTVTRKRRKKVLKLAKGYFGSKHTLYKVANQQVMKSYNYAFRDRRQKKRDFRKLWITRINAAARMNGLSYSRLMHGLKLAEIEVNRKMLADLAVNDLSAFNQLADAAKSKLK, encoded by the coding sequence ATGCCTAGAGTAAAAGGTGGAACAGTTACACGTAAACGCCGTAAAAAGGTTCTTAAATTAGCCAAAGGTTATTTTGGTTCAAAACATACATTATACAAAGTTGCTAATCAGCAAGTTATGAAATCATACAATTACGCTTTCAGAGATCGCCGTCAGAAAAAACGCGATTTCCGTAAGCTTTGGATCACTCGTATTAATGCAGCAGCGCGAATGAACGGTCTTTCTTACAGCCGTTTAATGCATGGCTTAAAGCTTGCTGAAATCGAAGTGAACCGCAAAATGCTTGCTGATCTTGCAGTGAACGATCTTTCTGCATTCAATCAGCTTGCTGATGCAGCAAAATCAAAACTTAAATAA
- the rpmI gene encoding 50S ribosomal protein L35, producing MPKMKTHRGSAKRFKRTGSGKLKRSHSFRSHMFANKSQKQKRKLRKSAMVSAGDFKRIKQMLANMK from the coding sequence ATGCCAAAAATGAAAACTCATCGTGGATCTGCTAAGCGTTTTAAAAGAACAGGTTCCGGAAAGTTGAAACGTTCTCATTCATTCAGAAGCCATATGTTTGCCAACAAGTCACAAAAACAAAAAAGAAAGCTTCGTAAAAGTGCCATGGTGAGCGCTGGAGATTTCAAACGCATCAAGCAAATGCTTGCTAACATGAAATAA
- the pheT gene encoding phenylalanine--tRNA ligase subunit beta, which yields MLVSYRWLGDYVNLEGMTPDLLAEKITRSGIEVEAVEWKGDGIKGLVVGHVLECEQHPNADKLNKCLVDLGEEEPVQIICGAPNVAKGQKVAVATVGAVLPGNFKIKKAKLRGEVSNGMICSLQEIGFEGKLVPKNYAEGIFVFPGDAETGTDAIEALMLDDAVLELGLTPNRSDCLSMLGVAYEVAAILDREVNLPEALYENSSEKASDYISVKVEDPSANPLYTAKVIKNVKIGPSPLWMQTKLMNAGIRPHNNVVDVTNFCMLEYGQPLHAFDYDAFGSSEIVVRKAFQDEAIQTLDDQERTLSERHLVITNGSVPAAVAGVMGGADSEVTDQTTTVLLESAYFDGQTVRQASKDLGLRSESSMRFEKGLDPSRVRLASDRAAALLAAYAGGEVLSGTVEQDSLTIEANNVHVSVEKVNNVLGMSISKEEIVDIFRRLGFSTGEADNVLIVTVPSRRGDITIEEDLIEEVARLYGYDNIPSTLPVISSLSTTGLTPYQANRRKVRRFLEGAGLSQAITYSLTNERKVEAFALQKSYQTKLSMPMSEERSILRHSLLPHLADTAAYNLARQADSVALYEVGSVYLSEEEGAKPVEKEHVAGLVTGLWHKQLWQGEKKAADFYVIKGITEGLFSKLDVLDEIEYVQANKKDLHPGRTAEIYFRKKSIGFVGQLHPSYEKELDLNETYVFELDLNALLTVETGGLLYTTIPRYPSVTRDIALVVDQTISSGQLEKVISETGGTLLKEVKVFDVYEGEHVEAGKKSIAFSLTYLNPEQTLTEEEVTNIHQNVLNTLEETYQAKLRH from the coding sequence ATGTTAGTTTCATACAGGTGGCTAGGAGATTATGTCAATCTGGAAGGAATGACACCAGATCTGTTAGCTGAAAAAATTACGAGAAGCGGCATCGAGGTGGAAGCTGTTGAATGGAAGGGTGACGGTATCAAAGGTCTGGTTGTCGGACACGTCCTTGAATGCGAGCAGCACCCGAATGCCGATAAATTAAATAAATGTTTAGTAGACCTTGGAGAGGAAGAACCTGTTCAAATCATCTGCGGCGCGCCGAATGTCGCTAAAGGACAAAAGGTTGCTGTCGCCACAGTTGGTGCAGTTCTCCCTGGGAATTTCAAAATTAAAAAAGCCAAGCTCAGAGGCGAAGTTTCGAACGGAATGATCTGCTCGCTCCAGGAGATCGGATTTGAAGGCAAACTCGTACCGAAAAATTACGCGGAGGGAATCTTTGTTTTTCCGGGCGATGCAGAGACAGGCACCGACGCTATTGAGGCTCTTATGCTTGATGACGCAGTCTTGGAGCTGGGACTTACTCCGAATCGTTCGGATTGCTTAAGCATGCTCGGAGTTGCTTATGAAGTAGCTGCGATTTTAGATCGTGAGGTTAATCTTCCTGAAGCTTTATATGAAAACAGCTCGGAAAAAGCCTCCGATTATATCTCTGTAAAGGTTGAGGATCCATCGGCTAATCCGCTCTACACGGCAAAAGTGATCAAAAATGTGAAAATCGGTCCATCGCCGCTTTGGATGCAAACGAAGCTGATGAACGCTGGTATCAGGCCGCATAATAACGTCGTTGATGTGACGAACTTCTGCATGCTGGAATACGGGCAGCCGCTCCATGCGTTTGATTATGATGCTTTCGGCTCTTCTGAAATTGTCGTTCGCAAGGCTTTTCAAGATGAAGCGATTCAAACGTTGGATGATCAAGAACGTACATTGTCTGAACGCCACTTGGTCATTACAAACGGTTCTGTTCCAGCAGCTGTAGCGGGAGTAATGGGCGGAGCAGATTCTGAAGTAACAGATCAGACAACAACCGTACTGCTCGAGTCAGCATATTTTGACGGTCAAACCGTTCGTCAGGCATCGAAGGACCTCGGACTGCGAAGCGAATCAAGCATGAGGTTTGAAAAAGGATTGGATCCAAGCCGGGTACGGTTAGCTTCAGATCGCGCGGCTGCGTTACTTGCTGCATATGCCGGCGGTGAAGTTCTTTCAGGTACCGTGGAACAAGACAGCCTTACGATAGAGGCTAATAATGTGCATGTGTCTGTTGAAAAGGTCAACAATGTCCTTGGCATGTCGATTTCAAAGGAAGAAATCGTTGATATTTTTCGCAGACTCGGCTTTTCAACAGGAGAAGCAGACAATGTGCTGATCGTGACCGTGCCTTCAAGAAGAGGAGATATTACGATTGAAGAAGACCTCATTGAAGAGGTTGCAAGGCTCTACGGCTATGACAACATTCCGTCGACTTTGCCTGTTATCAGCTCTCTATCAACAACCGGTTTAACGCCATATCAGGCAAACCGCAGAAAGGTCAGAAGATTTTTGGAAGGCGCAGGATTGTCCCAAGCGATTACGTATTCGTTAACGAATGAGCGGAAAGTAGAAGCCTTTGCCCTTCAGAAATCGTATCAAACGAAGCTGTCTATGCCGATGAGTGAAGAACGCAGCATTTTAAGGCACAGCTTACTTCCTCATTTGGCTGATACTGCGGCCTATAATCTTGCAAGGCAGGCGGATTCAGTCGCGCTCTATGAAGTCGGCTCAGTTTATTTGTCCGAAGAAGAAGGGGCTAAGCCAGTAGAAAAAGAGCATGTCGCAGGTCTTGTTACCGGGTTGTGGCACAAACAGCTGTGGCAGGGCGAGAAAAAAGCAGCCGATTTTTATGTCATAAAAGGAATCACAGAGGGCTTGTTCAGCAAGCTTGACGTACTCGACGAGATTGAATATGTACAGGCGAACAAAAAAGACCTCCATCCGGGCCGCACGGCTGAAATTTATTTTAGGAAGAAATCAATCGGCTTTGTCGGGCAGCTTCACCCTAGCTATGAAAAAGAGCTCGACTTGAACGAAACCTACGTCTTTGAGCTTGACCTGAATGCTCTGCTCACTGTAGAAACAGGCGGACTTTTGTACACGACAATTCCAAGATATCCATCGGTGACAAGGGATATAGCACTCGTCGTTGATCAAACAATATCAAGCGGACAGCTGGAAAAAGTTATTTCAGAAACAGGAGGAACTCTTCTTAAAGAAGTAAAGGTATTTGATGTATACGAAGGCGAGCATGTCGAAGCAGGCAAAAAATCAATCGCCTTTTCATTGACCTACCTGAACCCTGAGCAAACGCTAACTGAAGAAGAAGTAACAAACATCCATCAAAACGTACTGAATACGTTGGAAGAAACATATCAAGCAAAATTAAGACATTAA
- the sspI gene encoding small acid-soluble spore protein SspI, producing the protein MDLNLRKAVIANVTGNDQEQIEHTIVDAIQSGEEKMLPGLGVLFEVLWQHASDTDKSEMLETLENGLKPE; encoded by the coding sequence ATGGATTTAAATTTGAGAAAAGCCGTCATTGCCAATGTCACAGGAAATGATCAAGAGCAGATCGAACACACGATTGTTGACGCCATCCAAAGCGGCGAGGAAAAAATGCTTCCCGGACTTGGTGTTTTGTTTGAGGTCTTATGGCAGCATGCATCGGATACCGACAAAAGCGAAATGCTGGAAACACTTGAAAACGGATTAAAGCCTGAATAA
- a CDS encoding TrmH family RNA methyltransferase, with amino-acid sequence MKYIESAKNQKVKEWKKLHTKKERDRTNTFLVEGFHLVEEALKSEGAVKELILTDQTNLPKDLNPQINCYVVSEDAFLAISETETPQQIAAVCQMQRSPEVKGEKWLLVDAVQDPGNLGTIIRTADAAGIDGVILGKGTVDAYNSKTLRSAQGSHFHLLLEKRDLLEFTDQLKKQGISIFGTALQDAVSYNQINPSDQFALIVGNEGAGVDPELLEKSDQNLYVPIYGQSESLNVAVAAGILLYHLNG; translated from the coding sequence GTGAAATACATTGAATCGGCGAAAAATCAAAAAGTGAAAGAGTGGAAAAAGCTTCACACAAAAAAAGAGCGCGACAGAACAAACACCTTTTTAGTCGAGGGCTTTCATCTGGTAGAAGAGGCCTTAAAATCAGAGGGAGCTGTCAAAGAACTCATTTTGACGGATCAAACGAACCTGCCGAAAGATTTGAATCCTCAGATTAATTGTTACGTTGTAAGCGAAGATGCCTTTTTAGCAATTTCAGAAACAGAAACCCCGCAGCAGATTGCGGCTGTTTGCCAAATGCAGCGTTCACCTGAAGTGAAGGGGGAAAAATGGTTATTAGTAGATGCTGTACAGGATCCCGGCAATCTAGGGACGATCATTCGGACAGCTGATGCTGCGGGGATCGATGGAGTGATTCTCGGCAAAGGGACGGTTGACGCGTATAATTCGAAAACACTTCGCTCGGCGCAAGGGTCGCATTTTCATCTTTTGCTTGAAAAAAGAGATCTTCTCGAATTTACAGATCAATTAAAAAAGCAGGGAATATCTATATTCGGCACCGCTCTTCAGGATGCGGTCAGCTATAATCAAATCAACCCCAGCGATCAATTTGCTTTAATCGTTGGAAACGAAGGGGCTGGTGTAGATCCTGAGTTATTGGAAAAGAGCGACCAAAATTTATATGTACCGATTTATGGGCAATCGGAATCGTTAAATGTTGCCGTTGCTGCAGGAATTTTGCTCTATCATCTAAATGGGTAA
- a CDS encoding SDR family oxidoreductase encodes MSNIKDKVIIITGASSGIGKATATLLAEQGAHVVVGARRKQNLEELVASITLNGGSASYQVTDVSKRYDVENLVKHAVNTHGKVDVLINNAGVMPISPLDDLRVEDWERMIDINIKGVLYGIAAALPVFRKQGIGHFVNTASTAGHKTVPNQSVYSGTKYAVRAISEGLRQEAGNNLRVTIISPGMTRTSFSESVTDSEIKIQLEEYRDIAMSPKAIARAIAFAIDQPVDVDVNEVIVRPTAQG; translated from the coding sequence ATGTCAAATATTAAAGACAAAGTCATTATCATTACCGGCGCCAGTAGTGGTATTGGAAAGGCAACCGCAACTTTGTTGGCAGAGCAAGGTGCTCACGTTGTTGTTGGCGCAAGAAGAAAACAAAACCTTGAAGAATTGGTCGCTTCCATCACTTTAAATGGCGGTTCAGCTAGCTATCAGGTAACAGATGTGTCAAAACGCTACGATGTTGAAAATTTGGTGAAACACGCTGTAAATACCCACGGAAAAGTTGATGTACTCATAAACAATGCTGGCGTTATGCCCATTTCCCCCCTTGACGACCTGCGCGTTGAGGATTGGGAGCGGATGATCGACATTAACATTAAAGGGGTTTTGTACGGCATCGCAGCAGCACTACCCGTCTTCCGCAAACAGGGTATTGGGCATTTCGTCAACACCGCTTCTACAGCAGGACATAAGACTGTACCAAACCAATCAGTCTATTCCGGCACGAAGTATGCCGTACGTGCCATCTCTGAGGGGTTGCGTCAGGAAGCTGGCAATAATCTTCGTGTAACGATCATTTCGCCTGGCATGACGCGGACAAGCTTTTCGGAAAGTGTGACAGATTCGGAGATAAAAATTCAGTTAGAAGAATACCGGGACATTGCAATGTCACCGAAGGCGATCGCACGCGCTATCGCCTTCGCGATCGATCAGCCGGTCGATGTTGATGTAAATGAGGTTATCGTCCGTCCTACTGCGCAGGGCTAA
- a CDS encoding DUF1294 domain-containing protein, translated as MALFIVLINLYGYTLMGIDKKRAREHKWRISESHLWVVCLLFGSAGIGAGMYYFRHKTKHISFRLGVPVCFILHVGLGVYYFMFY; from the coding sequence ATCGCTCTATTCATCGTCCTTATCAATCTTTATGGGTACACTTTGATGGGAATTGATAAAAAAAGGGCACGCGAACACAAATGGCGGATTTCCGAGTCGCATCTTTGGGTGGTATGCCTGCTTTTTGGATCAGCTGGCATCGGTGCCGGCATGTATTACTTCCGGCATAAAACGAAGCACATAAGCTTTCGGCTCGGAGTCCCGGTGTGCTTTATTTTGCACGTGGGGCTTGGTGTTTATTATTTCATGTTCTATTAG
- a CDS encoding alanyl-tRNA editing protein, translated as MRIDIKFEGAVPEDYFAIMEKDIHEIIEENHLISTRSLPREEVEKTPGSTKTVINLLPSSIQTIRFVAISDLDEQACGGTHV; from the coding sequence GTGAGAATTGATATTAAATTTGAAGGGGCTGTTCCAGAAGACTATTTCGCTATAATGGAAAAAGATATTCATGAAATTATAGAAGAAAATCATTTGATTTCAACTCGCAGCCTTCCAAGAGAAGAGGTTGAGAAAACCCCAGGCTCCACCAAGACTGTTATCAATTTACTGCCATCCTCCATACAAACTATTAGGTTTGTAGCTATCAGTGATCTAGATGAACAAGCGTGTGGCGGCACTCACGTGTAA
- the pheS gene encoding phenylalanine--tRNA ligase subunit alpha, translating to MKEELKQLEKEALDKITSADSLKEVNEVRVAYLGKKGPITEVLRGMGKLSAEERPVMGALANEVRESIASAISEKNEALEQAEIAKKLEEQAIDVTLPGSPVKLGARHPLTIVTEELEDLFISMGYTVEEGPEVETDYYNFEALNLPKEHPARDMQDSFYITADTLLRTQTSPIQVRTLEKHKGKGPVKIICPGKVYRRDNDDATHSHQFNQIEGLVVDKNISMSDLKGTLELFAKKMFGEDREIRLRPSFFPFTEPSVEVDVSCFKCGGKGCSVCKQTGWIEVLGAGMVHPNVLEMSGFDSNEYQGFAFGMGQERIAMLKYGIDDIRHFYTNDIRFLSQFKQA from the coding sequence ATGAAGGAAGAGTTAAAACAGCTTGAAAAAGAAGCTCTTGATAAAATCACTTCGGCGGACTCTTTAAAAGAAGTCAACGAAGTGCGAGTAGCCTATCTTGGAAAAAAAGGGCCGATTACCGAGGTTCTGCGCGGGATGGGCAAGCTCTCAGCGGAAGAAAGACCTGTCATGGGGGCGCTCGCCAATGAAGTTCGGGAATCGATTGCTTCAGCCATTTCTGAAAAAAACGAAGCGCTTGAGCAAGCAGAAATCGCAAAGAAATTGGAAGAGCAAGCCATTGATGTCACACTGCCCGGAAGCCCTGTCAAATTAGGGGCAAGACACCCGCTGACGATCGTGACAGAGGAGCTCGAGGATTTATTTATCAGCATGGGATATACGGTAGAAGAAGGACCTGAAGTAGAAACCGATTACTACAATTTTGAAGCATTAAATCTGCCAAAAGAGCACCCGGCACGCGATATGCAGGACAGCTTTTATATTACGGCGGACACCCTGCTTCGTACACAAACATCCCCGATTCAAGTTCGCACACTTGAGAAGCATAAAGGGAAAGGTCCTGTAAAAATTATCTGCCCCGGCAAGGTGTACCGAAGAGATAATGATGATGCCACTCATTCCCATCAGTTTAATCAAATCGAAGGGCTCGTTGTCGATAAAAACATCAGTATGAGTGATCTGAAAGGGACGCTTGAATTATTTGCGAAAAAAATGTTTGGTGAAGACCGCGAAATCAGATTGCGTCCAAGCTTTTTCCCGTTTACAGAACCATCTGTTGAGGTGGACGTATCGTGCTTTAAATGCGGCGGCAAAGGCTGCTCGGTTTGTAAGCAAACAGGCTGGATCGAAGTGCTCGGCGCCGGCATGGTACACCCGAATGTGCTGGAAATGTCAGGATTTGATTCGAACGAGTACCAAGGATTTGCGTTCGGGATGGGACAGGAGAGAATTGCCATGCTGAAGTACGGCATTGATGATATTCGCCATTTTTACACAAACGATATCCGGTTTTTATCTCAATTCAAGCAGGCGTAA
- the infC gene encoding translation initiation factor IF-3, with amino-acid sequence MISKDQLVNEGIRAREVRLIGQNGDQLGIKSRQEALEIAGRANLDLVLVAANAKPPVCRIMDYGKFRFEQQKKDKEARKNQKIINLKEVRLSPTIDEHDFNTKLRNAIKFLQKGDKVKASIRFKGRAITHKEIGQRVLDRFSEACEEVATVETKPKMDGRSMFLMLAPKNEKQ; translated from the coding sequence ATTATTAGCAAAGATCAATTGGTTAATGAGGGTATCCGTGCACGTGAAGTACGTTTGATTGGGCAAAATGGCGATCAGTTGGGAATTAAATCCCGCCAGGAAGCGCTAGAAATTGCCGGTCGGGCAAATCTTGACCTTGTATTAGTTGCTGCAAATGCCAAACCGCCTGTATGCAGAATCATGGATTACGGGAAGTTTAGATTTGAACAGCAGAAGAAGGATAAAGAAGCACGTAAAAATCAAAAAATCATTAACTTAAAAGAAGTTCGGTTAAGTCCCACAATCGACGAGCATGACTTTAATACGAAGTTGCGCAACGCCATTAAATTCCTGCAAAAAGGGGATAAAGTGAAAGCTTCGATCCGCTTTAAAGGTCGTGCGATTACCCATAAAGAAATCGGCCAGCGCGTTTTGGATCGTTTTTCTGAAGCATGCGAGGAAGTGGCGACAGTTGAAACGAAACCGAAAATGGACGGCCGCAGCATGTTCTTAATGTTAGCGCCTAAAAACGAAAAGCAATAA
- the cstA gene encoding carbon starvation protein CstA yields the protein MNAITIVIASMCILMIAYRLYGTFMAVKVMKLDDAKPTPAHTFEDGKDYVPTNKWVSFGHHFAAIAAAGPLVGPILAAQFGYLPGLLWLLIGAVIGGAVHDAVVLLASMRKKGKSLSEVAKDELGPVAGFCTGLAMLFIIVITMAGLSMVVLHALERNPWGTFAVGITIPIAMGVGIYYKKTGNLKLASTVGFILLMIGVFLGPAIQGTALGDLLTLDTKVLAIALPVYAFFAAALPVWLLLAPRDYLSSFMKIGVFIALIIGVFIVNPSIHFPAFTQFVNGGGPVLAGPVWPFISITIACGAISGFHAFVGSGTTPKMLNKWSDIKVVGFGAMLVECLVGIMALIAATALQPADYFAINSSPEVFSTLGMTVQHLPELSREIGLDLEGRTGGAVTLAVGMSYIFTGLPFFSNLASFFFQFVIMFEAVFILTAIDAGTRVARYLIQDFFGEVYKPLKKTDSIPASIFASALACFMWGYLLYSGDIGSIWALFGVSNQLMASVGLIIGATVILKIADKRRYMLTCLIPLAYLYVTVNYAGYWMVKNVYLNPEAAGYSVLNGILSIIMLALGLVIMGTAIKKWAEILKNPDLRYEASIPG from the coding sequence ATGAACGCGATCACAATTGTAATTGCTTCAATGTGTATCTTAATGATCGCTTACCGTTTATATGGGACATTTATGGCGGTAAAAGTAATGAAACTCGATGATGCAAAACCAACGCCTGCGCATACATTTGAGGATGGCAAGGATTATGTGCCGACGAATAAATGGGTATCCTTCGGTCATCATTTTGCGGCAATTGCTGCAGCGGGACCGCTTGTTGGTCCGATACTGGCCGCGCAGTTTGGATATTTGCCAGGGCTGCTGTGGCTTTTAATCGGAGCTGTAATTGGGGGAGCCGTACATGACGCTGTTGTTCTATTGGCTTCCATGCGCAAGAAAGGAAAATCGCTTTCAGAGGTGGCGAAGGATGAGCTCGGACCGGTGGCGGGCTTTTGCACTGGTCTTGCCATGTTATTTATTATCGTCATCACAATGGCGGGATTATCCATGGTTGTCCTTCATGCGTTAGAAAGAAACCCATGGGGAACCTTTGCCGTGGGAATTACAATCCCAATTGCAATGGGGGTAGGGATTTACTACAAAAAAACAGGGAATTTAAAGCTTGCTTCTACCGTAGGATTTATATTATTAATGATCGGTGTTTTTTTAGGTCCGGCAATTCAAGGGACGGCATTGGGAGATCTGTTGACTCTTGATACGAAAGTGCTTGCAATTGCACTTCCGGTTTATGCTTTTTTTGCGGCGGCGCTTCCTGTGTGGCTTTTGCTTGCGCCTCGGGATTATTTAAGCAGTTTTATGAAGATTGGAGTTTTTATTGCTCTAATCATTGGTGTATTTATCGTTAATCCATCGATTCATTTTCCGGCATTTACTCAGTTTGTAAATGGAGGCGGACCAGTGCTTGCGGGACCTGTTTGGCCGTTTATTTCGATCACGATCGCCTGCGGAGCGATTTCGGGATTTCACGCATTCGTTGGATCCGGAACAACGCCAAAAATGCTGAACAAATGGAGTGATATTAAAGTCGTCGGCTTCGGTGCAATGCTTGTAGAGTGCCTTGTCGGAATCATGGCTTTGATCGCTGCAACTGCCTTGCAGCCGGCAGACTATTTTGCGATTAATTCTTCACCTGAAGTTTTCAGCACTCTTGGGATGACTGTCCAGCATCTGCCAGAGCTTAGCCGGGAAATTGGACTAGACTTGGAAGGAAGAACAGGTGGTGCGGTTACACTGGCGGTAGGCATGAGCTACATTTTCACAGGGCTCCCATTTTTCAGCAATCTTGCCTCATTCTTTTTCCAATTTGTTATTATGTTCGAAGCTGTGTTTATTTTAACAGCGATTGATGCGGGAACTAGGGTGGCAAGATACTTGATTCAAGACTTTTTCGGCGAGGTCTATAAACCGTTGAAAAAAACCGACTCTATTCCGGCTTCTATTTTTGCGAGTGCTTTAGCTTGCTTTATGTGGGGGTATCTTCTTTATTCAGGTGATATTGGATCGATTTGGGCCTTATTTGGTGTTTCCAACCAGCTGATGGCTTCAGTAGGGCTGATTATCGGTGCAACGGTGATTTTGAAAATTGCCGATAAACGGCGTTATATGCTGACGTGTCTTATTCCGCTTGCTTATTTATACGTAACAGTCAATTATGCCGGCTACTGGATGGTGAAAAATGTGTATCTGAATCCGGAAGCTGCTGGATACAGTGTATTAAACGGAATTTTATCGATCATTATGCTCGCGCTCGGCCTTGTCATTATGGGAACAGCAATTAAGAAATGGGCAGAAATCTTGAAAAATCCTGATCTTCGTTATGAAGCATCGATTCCAGGATAA
- a CDS encoding MerR family transcriptional regulator, producing MTYSMKYVMNHLNVSANTLRYYEKEGILKNISRDSSGRRIYNDENIESINFIRILRLTGMSIANIRKYFELYELGDDTLLQRKEMMMQHKSRVKNKINEYLNYLDVISYKAAMYELKEKEYRQKI from the coding sequence ATGACATATTCGATGAAATATGTGATGAATCATTTAAATGTGTCTGCTAATACACTTAGATATTATGAAAAAGAAGGGATTTTAAAAAATATTTCTCGTGATTCTAGTGGTCGAAGAATATATAACGATGAAAATATTGAGTCGATAAATTTCATTCGTATTCTAAGATTGACTGGAATGTCTATCGCCAACATAAGGAAGTATTTCGAACTTTACGAATTAGGAGATGATACATTATTACAAAGAAAAGAAATGATGATGCAACATAAATCAAGAGTAAAGAATAAAATTAATGAGTATCTTAATTATTTAGATGTTATTAGTTATAAAGCAGCTATGTATGAACTCAAAGAAAAAGAATATAGACAAAAAATTTAG